A stretch of Mytilus edulis chromosome 11, xbMytEdul2.2, whole genome shotgun sequence DNA encodes these proteins:
- the LOC139493953 gene encoding uncharacterized protein → MPAKNRWESLQITGPPSPTPAVSPTLAPALSPTPAVSPTPAESPTPAVSQTPAESPTPAESPTPAVSPTPAVSPTPAESPTPALSPTPALSPTPALSPTPAESPTPAVSPTPALSPTPAVSPTPAVSPTPAVSPTPAVSPTPAVSPTPPLSPTPAESPTPAESPTPAVSPTPALSPTPAESPTPAVSPTPAVSPTPAVSPPPAESPTPALSPTPGAVQVVDFQDMLVIDNHLDLMHI, encoded by the coding sequence ACTGGACCACCTTCACCAACTCCAGCAGTGTCACCAACCCTAGCACCAGCACTGTCACCAACTCCAGCAGTGTCACCAACCCCAGCAGAGTCACCAACTCCAGCAGTGTCACAAACTCCAGCAGAGTCACCAACTCCAGCAGAGTCACCAACTCCAGCAGTGTCACCAACTCCAGCAGTGTCACCAACTCCAGCAGAGTCACCAACTCCAGCACTGTCACCAACCCCAGCACTGTCACCAACTCCAGCACTGTCACCAACTCCAGCAGAGTCACCAACTCCAGCAGTGTCACCAACCCCAGCACTGTCACCAACTCCAGCAGTGTCACCAACCCCAGCAGTGTCACCAACTCCAGCAGTGTCACCAACCCCAGCAGTGTCACCAACTCCAGCAGTGTCACCAACTCCACCACTGTCACCAACTCCAGCAGAGTCACCAACTCCAGCAGAGTCACCAACTCCAGCAGTGTCACCAACCCCAGCACTGTCACCAACTCCAGCAGAGTCACCAACTCCAGCAGTGTCACCAACCCCAGCAGTGTCACCAACTCCAGCAGTGTCACCACCTCCAGCAGAGTCACCAACCCCAGCACTGTCACCAACTCCAGGTGCAGTTCAAGTAGTAGACTTTCAAGACATGCTAGTCATAGACAATCATCTAGATCTGATGCATATTTAG